One segment of Panulirus ornatus isolate Po-2019 chromosome 2, ASM3632096v1, whole genome shotgun sequence DNA contains the following:
- the LOC139754614 gene encoding uncharacterized protein, which produces MEHIYCSGNSYDRLRKISETAPHSDPTYDDYIHSLLSNYGIQFSPGGSGIVEIEEESCSLYFVDDQQGAERSTEKDEQVEEEEPSRSTVKAQQVAERNESVLTNLKREGLKSDPGSYESANIKRVSVDGYESDDDVALTIDESGEVGSTKGIKHVPRRRKKAKLYEMEPLEDPEKEKKRMNAVLARKNREMKKRMMMDLDEKVRRLRHVNTQCTKVIRRTDSDIQQLRQDLSAANASVTQLTEVVRSKDREIRQQREKLLLFQGHLDLIGSSLDDDNPARRLIQALLHRLSSSAAVDAKRDDN; this is translated from the exons atggagcaCATATACTGCAGTGGAAACTCATACGATAGGCTACGCAAGATCTCCGAGACAGCACCACATTCTGACCCTACTTACGACGACTATATCCACAGCCTCCTGTCCAACTATGGCATACAGTTCAGTCCTGGGGGATCAGGGATCGTCGAGATCGAAGAAGAATCATGTTCACTTTACTTCGTGGATGATCAGCAGGGAGCGGAGAGGAGTACGGAGAAGGATGagcaggtagaggaggaggagcctagTAGGAGTACGGTAAAGGCTCAGCAGGTAGCGGAGAGGAATGAGTCAGTGCTTACGAACCTTAAGAGAGAGGGACTCAAGTCGGATCCCGGTAGCTATGAATCTGCTAACATCAAGAGGGTCTCGGTCGACGGCTATGAAAGCGATGATG ATGTGGCGCTCACCATCGACGAATCTGGCGAGGTCGGGAGTACGAAAGGGATCAAGCATGtcccgaggaggaggaagaaggccaAGTTATACGAGATGGAACCACTGGAAGACccagagaaggagaagaagaggatgaacgcCGTCTTAGCCCGGAAAAACagagagatgaagaaaag gatgatgatggacCTCGACGAGAAGGTGCGCAGATTGCGCCACGTCAACACCCAGTGCACCAAGGTTATTCGCAGGACCGACAGCGACATCCAGCAGCTGCGTCAGGATTTGAGCGCCGCGAACGCCTCCGTGACCCAGTTGACCGAGGTGGTCCGGTCGAAGGACAGGGAGATCCGCCAGCAGCGGGAGAAACTGCTTCTCTTCCAGGGTCATCTGGACCTCATTGGCAGCAGCCTCGACGACGACAACCCCGCCAGGAGGCTCATCCAGGCCCTGCTACACCGCCTGTCCTCCAGCGCTGCCGTCGATGCTAAGAGAGACGATAACTGA